One window of Desulfuromonadaceae bacterium genomic DNA carries:
- the rpsJ gene encoding 30S ribosomal protein S10, producing MSNQKIRIRLKAYDHKLLDVSVSEIVDTAKRTGARVAGPIPLPTIINKYCVLRGPHVDKKSREQFEMRTHKRLLDILEPTQQTVDALMKLDLSAGVDVEIKL from the coding sequence ATGTCGAATCAGAAAATTAGAATTCGCTTGAAGGCTTATGATCATAAGCTTCTTGATGTGTCGGTAAGTGAAATTGTGGATACAGCAAAGCGCACCGGTGCACGGGTTGCTGGTCCGATTCCGCTCCCCACAATCATCAATAAGTATTGTGTGCTGCGCGGGCCTCATGTGGACAAAAAGAGTCGTGAGCAGTTTGAGATGCGGACTCACAAGCGTCTGCTCGATATCCTTGAACCGACTCAGCAGACGGTTGATGCGTTGATGAAACTCGATCTTTCTGCTGGTGTGGACGTCGAAATTAAACTCTAG
- the rplC gene encoding 50S ribosomal protein L3 codes for MVNGILGKKLGMTQVFTADGKRVPVTVVETGPCVIVQKKTVERDGYNALQLGFQTKLQQRVSKPEAGHFQLAGKGAFKFLREVPVDEADNYRVGDEITCGEFLSVGEQVDVTGTSKGKGFQGVIKRWGFSGGRGSHGSHFHRAPGSIGCSAWPSRVFKGKKMPGQMGNVRVTTQNLQVVEVRAEQNLVLIKGAVPGSKNGIVMIRKSSKSVK; via the coding sequence ATGGTAAATGGAATTCTGGGAAAAAAACTTGGTATGACTCAGGTTTTCACTGCTGATGGCAAGCGTGTTCCGGTGACGGTTGTTGAAACCGGACCCTGTGTCATTGTACAGAAAAAGACAGTGGAACGTGACGGTTATAATGCTCTCCAGCTTGGATTTCAAACGAAACTCCAGCAGCGCGTCAGCAAGCCGGAAGCTGGGCATTTCCAGTTGGCCGGTAAGGGGGCATTTAAGTTTCTTCGTGAAGTTCCTGTCGATGAAGCTGATAATTACCGGGTTGGCGACGAGATTACCTGCGGTGAGTTTTTAAGTGTTGGTGAACAGGTTGATGTGACTGGAACCAGTAAGGGGAAGGGGTTCCAGGGGGTCATCAAACGCTGGGGGTTCTCCGGCGGACGCGGTTCGCACGGTTCACATTTTCATCGTGCACCCGGTTCAATTGGTTGTAGTGCCTGGCCAAGTCGCGTGTTCAAAGGGAAAAAGATGCCTGGCCAGATGGGCAACGTACGGGTGACGACACAAAACCTTCAGGTCGTTGAAGTTCGTGCTGAGCAAAATCTGGTATTGATTAAGGGTGCTGTCCCTGGGTCAAAAAATGGCATAGTGATGATTCGTAAAAGTAGCAAGAGCGTCAAGTAA
- the rplD gene encoding 50S ribosomal protein L4 — MAKVAVYDIQRNQVSERELADAVFGADVKGYLIHDMVRYQLAARRQGTSSTKSRGEVRGGGKKPYKQKGTGNARQGTIRAPHFVGGGVAFGPKPRDYRFKLNRKVKKSALCSALSARVKGEKLTVLNTIELETISTKAFAEVLKRFELQNALIVIDEADVKIELSARNLPHVKVLRADGVNVYDVLKYGNLVITEAAIERLEGSLGS; from the coding sequence ATGGCAAAAGTAGCAGTTTACGATATTCAACGCAATCAGGTCTCTGAGCGTGAGCTGGCCGATGCTGTCTTCGGCGCCGACGTCAAGGGTTATCTGATTCATGACATGGTCCGCTATCAACTGGCCGCACGTCGTCAGGGGACCTCATCGACCAAGAGTCGTGGTGAGGTGCGTGGTGGCGGCAAGAAGCCTTATAAACAAAAAGGCACCGGTAACGCCCGCCAGGGGACTATTCGTGCCCCTCACTTTGTCGGCGGGGGCGTTGCTTTTGGCCCCAAACCGCGTGACTACAGGTTTAAATTGAACCGCAAGGTGAAAAAGTCGGCACTGTGCAGTGCCCTTTCCGCGCGGGTCAAGGGTGAGAAGCTCACGGTGTTAAACACAATTGAACTTGAAACGATCAGCACCAAGGCGTTTGCCGAGGTATTGAAACGCTTTGAACTTCAAAACGCTTTGATTGTGATCGATGAAGCGGATGTGAAGATTGAGCTTTCCGCCCGCAACCTTCCTCATGTGAAGGTTCTGCGCGCGGATGGGGTGAATGTTTATGACGTGCTCAAATATGGCAATTTGGTTATTACTGAAGCGGCCATTGAGCGTTTGGAAGGATCATTGGGATCATGA
- a CDS encoding 50S ribosomal protein L23, producing the protein MKQLHQILKKPLITEKTNEQKEIGQVVAFEVALDANKIEIKQAVEKAFDVKVKNVNTVLVAGKRKRVGRNFGKRSNWKKAYVTLADGDIDFFGV; encoded by the coding sequence ATGAAGCAGCTACATCAGATACTCAAAAAACCTCTCATTACCGAGAAAACCAATGAGCAAAAAGAAATTGGACAAGTGGTAGCCTTTGAGGTTGCGCTTGATGCCAACAAAATCGAGATCAAACAAGCCGTTGAAAAGGCCTTTGATGTCAAGGTCAAGAACGTGAATACCGTTCTGGTGGCTGGCAAAAGAAAGCGTGTCGGGCGCAATTTTGGTAAGCGTTCGAACTGGAAGAAAGCATACGTCACTTTGGCAGACGGCGATATCGATTTCTTCGGCGTGTAA
- the rplB gene encoding 50S ribosomal protein L2 → MAIKKYKPTSPGRRNMTSSTFEEITKTTPEKSLLAPLSKTGGRNNYGRITKRHTGGGHKRKYRIIDFCRDKADVPAKVASIEYDPNRSARIALLVYADGEKGYILAPVGLDVGTTVITSEQADIKPGNAMSIRSIPLGTWVHNIELKPGKGGQLARSAGTYAMIAAKEGKYAQLRLPSGEVRLVMQECRVTIGQVGNTDHENVKIGKAGRNRWLGKRPQSRGVAMNPVDHPHGGGEGKSSGGRHPVTPWGVPTKGYKTRSSKRTDRFIVRKRTK, encoded by the coding sequence ATGGCGATCAAAAAGTATAAACCGACCTCGCCGGGCCGTCGCAACATGACGAGCTCGACTTTTGAGGAAATTACCAAGACCACGCCTGAAAAGTCGTTGTTGGCACCGCTGAGCAAAACTGGCGGGCGTAATAACTATGGCCGGATTACCAAGCGGCACACCGGCGGCGGTCACAAACGCAAATATCGGATTATCGATTTTTGTCGCGACAAAGCTGATGTCCCGGCCAAAGTTGCTTCGATTGAGTATGACCCGAACCGCAGTGCACGTATTGCTCTTCTGGTTTATGCAGATGGAGAAAAAGGCTACATTCTTGCTCCGGTTGGCCTGGATGTCGGGACTACCGTGATCACCAGCGAACAGGCTGATATCAAGCCTGGCAATGCCATGTCGATTCGCTCGATTCCGCTGGGCACCTGGGTTCATAACATCGAGCTTAAGCCGGGCAAGGGAGGGCAGTTGGCGCGCAGTGCCGGAACTTATGCGATGATTGCAGCTAAAGAGGGGAAATATGCTCAGCTTCGCCTGCCCTCTGGCGAGGTTCGTCTGGTGATGCAGGAATGCCGGGTAACGATTGGCCAGGTTGGCAATACTGATCATGAGAATGTCAAGATTGGTAAGGCCGGTCGTAATCGTTGGCTCGGGAAGCGTCCTCAATCGCGCGGTGTTGCGATGAACCCGGTCGATCACCCGCACGGCGGTGGTGAGGGTAAAAGTTCTGGTGGACGTCATCCGGTCACTCCCTGGGGTGTGCCGACTAAAGGTTATAAGACACGTTCTAGCAAGCGTACGGATCGGTTCATTGTACGTAAAAGAACAAAATAA
- the rpsS gene encoding 30S ribosomal protein S19, translating into MSRSIKKGPYVEESLARKVDATSAGSHKVIKTWSRRSTILPEFVGLTFAVHNGRKFIPVFVTENMVGHKLGEFAPTRTYYGHGADKKSKRK; encoded by the coding sequence GTGTCGAGATCTATCAAAAAAGGTCCTTACGTTGAAGAAAGTCTGGCGCGGAAGGTTGATGCAACCAGTGCCGGATCCCATAAAGTGATCAAGACCTGGTCGCGGCGATCGACCATTCTCCCCGAGTTTGTCGGGCTGACCTTTGCCGTCCACAATGGACGCAAGTTTATTCCGGTCTTTGTGACGGAAAACATGGTTGGTCACAAATTAGGTGAATTTGCACCGACACGGACCTATTACGGTCACGGGGCGGACAAGAAAAGCAAGCGCAAGTAA
- the rplV gene encoding 50S ribosomal protein L22 yields the protein MEAKAKLRYVRMSAQKTRLVADMVRGKQVQEALNILRFSPQKAAPVLTKLVNSAVANAEQSGVSDVDRLYLKTITVDQGPALKRFMPRAQGRATRIRKPTSHIFVVLDER from the coding sequence ATGGAAGCGAAAGCAAAATTGAGATACGTCCGGATGTCCGCGCAGAAAACGCGGCTGGTTGCCGACATGGTACGTGGCAAACAGGTCCAGGAGGCGTTAAATATTCTCCGGTTTTCACCGCAAAAAGCGGCGCCGGTTTTGACAAAGTTGGTTAATTCTGCAGTTGCGAACGCGGAACAGAGCGGGGTCTCTGATGTTGACCGTCTTTACCTGAAAACAATCACTGTGGATCAGGGCCCAGCACTCAAGCGTTTTATGCCGCGTGCTCAAGGTCGAGCAACCCGTATCCGTAAACCAACCAGCCACATTTTTGTGGTTCTGGATGAGAGATAG
- the rpsC gene encoding 30S ribosomal protein S3, producing MGQKVHPIGFRLGVIRTWDSRWYAEKDYAALLHEDIKLRDYLKKRLFHAGIAKIEIERAANKAKLNIFAARPGIIIGKKGAEVEALKRDLAKITDKEVFINIQEVRKPEVNAQLVAENVALQLERRVAFRRAMKKSVTQALKFGAQGIKINCAGRLGGAEMSRTEWYREGRVPLHTLRADIDYGFAEAKTTYGIIGVKVLIFKGEVLQREQQ from the coding sequence TTGGGCCAGAAAGTTCACCCAATAGGCTTCCGTCTGGGGGTCATTCGTACCTGGGACTCGCGCTGGTACGCTGAAAAAGATTACGCTGCGTTGTTGCATGAGGATATCAAGCTTCGCGATTATCTGAAGAAGCGACTTTTTCACGCCGGAATTGCCAAGATAGAAATTGAACGCGCTGCAAATAAGGCAAAATTGAATATTTTTGCGGCCCGACCAGGAATTATTATCGGCAAAAAAGGTGCTGAGGTTGAAGCGCTGAAGCGCGACCTGGCCAAAATTACCGATAAAGAGGTCTTCATCAATATTCAGGAAGTTCGTAAACCTGAAGTTAATGCTCAACTGGTTGCGGAGAACGTAGCGTTGCAACTGGAGCGGCGGGTGGCGTTCCGTCGGGCGATGAAAAAGAGTGTGACACAGGCGCTTAAATTCGGAGCTCAAGGGATCAAGATCAATTGTGCCGGTCGCCTTGGTGGTGCAGAAATGAGTCGCACTGAATGGTATCGTGAGGGCCGGGTGCCCTTGCACACCCTCCGCGCGGATATTGATTACGGATTTGCTGAAGCAAAAACCACCTATGGAATTATTGGGGTCAAGGTTCTGATTTTCAAAGGTGAAGTTCTGCAGCGTGAGCAGCAGTAA
- the rplP gene encoding 50S ribosomal protein L16 has translation MLMPKKVKHRKQFKGRMTGAAPGGVELTFGDYGLQALTCGWLSSRQIEAARRAMTRYIKRGGKIWIRVFPDKPLTSKPAETRMGKGKGSPDSWVAVIRPGVILYEMQGVTEEIAREALRLAAHKLPVRTKFVAREELGHEG, from the coding sequence ATGCTAATGCCTAAAAAGGTTAAACATAGAAAGCAGTTCAAGGGGCGCATGACCGGAGCTGCTCCCGGCGGTGTCGAATTGACTTTCGGCGACTATGGTCTGCAGGCGTTGACCTGTGGTTGGCTGTCTTCCCGCCAGATTGAAGCAGCTCGTCGTGCCATGACCCGTTATATAAAACGGGGGGGTAAGATTTGGATTCGCGTGTTTCCCGATAAACCATTGACCAGCAAGCCCGCCGAAACACGGATGGGGAAAGGTAAAGGATCTCCTGACAGTTGGGTTGCTGTGATCCGGCCCGGGGTCATACTTTATGAAATGCAGGGTGTTACGGAGGAAATCGCACGCGAGGCGTTGCGTCTTGCGGCACATAAACTTCCGGTCAGGACCAAGTTTGTGGCCAGGGAGGAGCTAGGTCATGAAGGTTAA
- the rpmC gene encoding 50S ribosomal protein L29, whose amino-acid sequence MKVNEMNELSTSELNKKEQELHQEMFNLRFQLHTGHLENTARISQVRRDIARVKTVLRKKQGEAEA is encoded by the coding sequence ATGAAGGTTAATGAAATGAATGAACTCAGTACCTCCGAGTTGAATAAGAAGGAGCAGGAGCTGCACCAGGAGATGTTCAATCTCCGCTTTCAGCTCCATACCGGACATTTGGAAAACACCGCCCGGATTTCTCAGGTGAGACGAGATATTGCTCGGGTTAAAACCGTGCTTCGCAAGAAGCAGGGTGAAGCGGAAGCGTGA
- the rpsQ gene encoding 30S ribosomal protein S17, which yields MAQERGNRKTQVGIVVSDKMDKTVVVNVDQLAKHPIYKKYIKRRTKYKAHDELNNCGIGDKVLIVECRPLSRDKRWRVREILEKNVIV from the coding sequence ATGGCACAAGAGCGAGGCAATCGGAAGACCCAAGTCGGGATTGTCGTAAGTGACAAAATGGACAAGACCGTGGTTGTTAACGTCGATCAACTGGCCAAACACCCGATTTACAAGAAATATATCAAACGGCGAACCAAGTATAAAGCGCACGACGAATTGAATAACTGCGGAATCGGTGACAAGGTTCTGATTGTTGAATGCCGTCCGTTGTCACGTGACAAACGTTGGCGGGTGCGCGAAATTCTTGAAAAGAACGTCATTGTTTAG
- the rplN gene encoding 50S ribosomal protein L14, translating into MIQMQSMLDVADNSGARKLCCIKVLGGSKRKYAGIGDIIVCSVKEAMPNSKVKKGDVVRAVIVRTAKEVGRPDGSYIRFDKNSAVVVNAAGEPVGTRIFGPVARELRARRFMKIVSLAPEVL; encoded by the coding sequence ATGATTCAGATGCAGTCCATGCTTGATGTGGCGGATAATTCCGGTGCTCGGAAACTCTGCTGTATCAAAGTACTTGGCGGGTCGAAACGCAAGTATGCAGGCATTGGGGATATAATTGTCTGCTCCGTCAAGGAAGCAATGCCCAATTCAAAAGTAAAAAAGGGTGATGTTGTGCGGGCAGTCATCGTAAGAACGGCGAAAGAAGTTGGTCGCCCTGATGGCTCCTACATACGTTTTGACAAAAACTCTGCGGTCGTTGTTAACGCCGCAGGGGAACCGGTCGGTACGCGTATTTTCGGTCCGGTTGCTCGTGAATTGCGAGCCCGGCGTTTTATGAAGATCGTTTCACTGGCACCGGAAGTTCTTTAA
- the rplX gene encoding 50S ribosomal protein L24: protein MAAIKLHVKKDDMVMIIAGKDKGKTGRVLKVIPEKERVMVENLNVVKRHTRPTQSNNEGGIIEKEAPMAVSNVQLVCPACNKPTRTGVRILDDGGKVRFCKKCNEIVDK, encoded by the coding sequence ATGGCGGCAATCAAGCTTCATGTCAAAAAAGATGACATGGTGATGATTATAGCGGGTAAAGATAAAGGGAAAACCGGGCGCGTACTGAAGGTGATTCCTGAAAAAGAACGCGTTATGGTGGAAAACCTGAACGTGGTCAAGCGTCACACCCGTCCGACACAGTCGAATAATGAGGGCGGTATTATTGAGAAGGAAGCACCGATGGCCGTATCCAATGTTCAATTGGTGTGTCCGGCGTGTAATAAACCGACTCGCACCGGAGTCCGCATTCTTGACGATGGCGGCAAGGTACGCTTCTGCAAGAAGTGCAATGAAATCGTCGATAAGTAA
- the rplE gene encoding 50S ribosomal protein L5, giving the protein MARLMEKYRTELAPKLMGGLQLKNVMQVPRIDKVVVNMGLGEAIQNIKVLESAVEELGLITGQKAVITRAKRSIAQFKLREGMPIGCMVTLRRERAYEFLDRLINVALPRVRDFKGVSPKGFDGRGNYTMGIQEQIIFPEIDLEKIDKVKGLNVTVVTSAGNDEGGRALLSSLGMPFRK; this is encoded by the coding sequence ATGGCCAGATTAATGGAAAAATATCGGACTGAACTGGCACCCAAATTGATGGGTGGCCTGCAACTGAAGAACGTGATGCAGGTTCCCAGAATTGACAAAGTTGTTGTCAATATGGGGCTCGGGGAGGCCATTCAGAATATCAAGGTGCTGGAGTCTGCGGTTGAAGAACTCGGCTTGATTACCGGGCAAAAAGCTGTGATTACCCGCGCTAAACGTTCGATCGCTCAATTCAAGTTGCGAGAGGGGATGCCGATCGGTTGCATGGTGACCCTGCGTCGCGAACGTGCTTATGAGTTCCTGGATCGTTTGATCAATGTCGCCCTGCCGCGCGTCCGTGACTTCAAGGGGGTTTCGCCCAAGGGGTTTGATGGGCGTGGCAACTACACCATGGGGATCCAGGAACAGATCATTTTTCCGGAAATTGATCTGGAAAAAATTGATAAGGTTAAAGGGCTTAATGTGACCGTCGTCACATCGGCTGGGAATGATGAGGGTGGCCGTGCGTTACTCTCCAGTCTTGGCATGCCCTTCCGTAAATAA
- a CDS encoding type Z 30S ribosomal protein S14, with product MAKKSMILKAQRTPKFKVRQNNRCPLCGRPRAYYRKFNMCRICLRKLASEGKIPGVIKSSW from the coding sequence GTGGCGAAAAAATCAATGATACTCAAGGCACAGCGGACGCCGAAGTTCAAAGTAAGACAAAATAACCGCTGTCCGCTCTGCGGACGTCCGCGGGCCTATTATCGTAAATTCAATATGTGCCGGATCTGTCTGCGAAAACTGGCGTCTGAAGGCAAAATCCCCGGCGTGATCAAATCGAGCTGGTGA
- the rpsH gene encoding 30S ribosomal protein S8, protein MGMTDPIADLLTRIRNAGVAKHQKIDMPSSNLKVAIATVLKEQGYIKNFKTTSDDKQGVLRIYLKYDDNNQHIIHEIQRVSKPGRRSFVGCSEIPQVKNGLGCSILSTSKGVMHDVAAREAQVGGEVLFTVW, encoded by the coding sequence ATGGGAATGACAGACCCGATTGCGGATTTGTTGACACGCATCAGGAACGCCGGAGTGGCGAAGCATCAGAAAATTGATATGCCATCTTCTAATTTGAAGGTTGCGATTGCAACTGTTCTTAAGGAGCAGGGGTACATCAAGAACTTCAAGACCACAAGTGACGATAAACAGGGCGTGTTGCGTATTTATTTAAAGTATGACGATAACAATCAGCACATTATTCACGAGATCCAGCGCGTTTCAAAGCCCGGTCGTCGCTCGTTTGTCGGGTGCAGTGAAATTCCGCAAGTGAAAAACGGCCTGGGTTGTTCGATTCTGTCGACCTCGAAGGGGGTCATGCACGATGTGGCAGCTCGTGAGGCTCAGGTTGGTGGTGAGGTGTTGTTTACCGTCTGGTAA
- the rplF gene encoding 50S ribosomal protein L6, protein MSRIGKKPIIIPSGVRVALDGGTLSVQGTKGKLSKVVPPGVKVDVGADLITVSLADATQTNTAMLGLARTLLANMVDGVVTGFSKVLEISGVGYRADLKGTVLNLALGYSHPIEYPLPAGIEAEVEKQTKITIRGTDKELVGATAAKIRSFREPEPYKGKGIKYADERIVRKAGKTGKK, encoded by the coding sequence ATGTCAAGAATCGGGAAAAAACCCATTATTATACCTTCAGGCGTGAGGGTTGCGCTTGATGGTGGTACGTTGAGCGTTCAGGGTACAAAAGGTAAACTGAGCAAGGTTGTGCCACCGGGCGTCAAAGTTGATGTCGGTGCAGATTTGATTACCGTGTCTCTGGCTGATGCCACGCAAACAAATACGGCGATGCTTGGTTTGGCTCGTACTCTGTTGGCGAATATGGTTGACGGTGTCGTGACCGGCTTCAGCAAGGTGCTTGAAATCAGCGGTGTGGGTTACCGGGCCGATCTTAAAGGAACCGTGTTAAACCTGGCTTTGGGCTATTCTCATCCGATAGAGTATCCCTTGCCTGCCGGGATTGAAGCTGAAGTTGAGAAACAAACAAAAATCACGATTCGCGGGACTGATAAGGAATTGGTCGGGGCGACAGCCGCGAAGATACGTTCTTTTCGTGAGCCTGAGCCGTATAAAGGCAAAGGGATTAAGTACGCTGATGAGCGGATTGTTCGTAAGGCCGGCAAGACTGGTAAAAAATAA
- the rplR gene encoding 50S ribosomal protein L18, giving the protein MNVAKTRRLGRMKRQVRVRQKVTGTTERPRLCVFRSAKHIYAQIIEDSTGSTLASVSTTSAAVYGDLKSTGNVAAAKAVGKAIAELALARDIRKVVFDRNGFLYHGRVKALAEAAREAGLTF; this is encoded by the coding sequence GTGAACGTTGCAAAAACAAGACGTTTGGGCAGAATGAAGCGCCAAGTGCGGGTTCGGCAGAAGGTGACAGGCACCACCGAGAGACCCCGGCTTTGTGTGTTTCGCAGTGCCAAACATATTTACGCTCAGATTATCGAAGATTCGACCGGTAGCACGCTGGCGTCAGTCTCCACTACTTCTGCTGCGGTTTACGGCGATTTAAAATCTACCGGAAATGTTGCTGCGGCGAAAGCGGTTGGCAAGGCGATTGCCGAGTTGGCGCTCGCCAGGGATATCAGGAAAGTTGTATTTGACCGTAACGGGTTTCTGTACCACGGCCGTGTTAAAGCACTGGCTGAGGCTGCACGTGAAGCCGGTTTGACGTTTTAA
- the rpsE gene encoding 30S ribosomal protein S5, whose protein sequence is MHRIDPNELDLTDRVVHINRCAKVVKGGRRFSFSALVVVGDGQGCVGYGLGKAREVPEAIRKGVEAAKRNMIRVPLQGKSIPFDVIGKYGAGKVLLKPASAGTGVIAGGAARAVLEAAGVADILSKCLGSNNPHNVVKATLNALSRLKSPEEIMQRRGLSAAAAE, encoded by the coding sequence TTGCATCGTATCGATCCGAACGAATTGGACCTGACCGACCGCGTAGTTCATATTAATCGTTGCGCAAAAGTTGTGAAGGGTGGTCGGCGTTTCAGCTTTTCCGCGCTTGTTGTTGTCGGTGACGGCCAGGGTTGTGTGGGATATGGACTCGGCAAGGCCCGCGAGGTGCCTGAAGCCATCCGTAAAGGAGTTGAAGCTGCAAAACGCAACATGATTAGAGTTCCGTTGCAAGGCAAATCGATTCCTTTTGATGTGATCGGCAAGTACGGTGCGGGAAAGGTGTTGTTGAAACCCGCCTCGGCTGGTACCGGTGTGATCGCAGGAGGGGCGGCACGCGCTGTTCTTGAGGCAGCCGGAGTCGCAGATATTCTTTCGAAGTGCCTGGGGTCGAACAATCCGCATAATGTTGTCAAGGCAACCCTGAATGCTTTGAGCCGACTGAAAAGTCCAGAAGAAATCATGCAACGACGCGGCCTGTCCGCAGCGGCGGCGGAATAA
- the rpmD gene encoding 50S ribosomal protein L30, with the protein MVGKIKVTLKRSPIGRKEYFAKVLKGLQLTKLQKTVTLPDTPEIRGMIRKVEHMVAVED; encoded by the coding sequence ATGGTTGGTAAAATTAAAGTAACGCTGAAGCGTAGTCCGATCGGGCGCAAAGAATATTTTGCCAAGGTGCTCAAAGGACTGCAATTGACGAAACTGCAGAAAACGGTGACTTTGCCGGATACTCCTGAAATCCGGGGTATGATTCGCAAAGTTGAGCACATGGTAGCGGTAGAGGACTAG
- the rplO gene encoding 50S ribosomal protein L15, giving the protein MDLSNLQPAIGSTKNRKRIGRGAGSGMGKTSGKGHKGQNARSGGGVKPGFEGGQMPLQRRLPKRGFCPLSRKVYALVNLRDLNEFTAGSVVDLEAMSQAGLFGQINDGVKILADGELTKALTIKAHKFSKAAVTKIEAAGGTIEVL; this is encoded by the coding sequence ATGGATTTAAGTAATCTGCAACCGGCAATCGGTTCGACAAAAAACAGAAAACGTATTGGTCGTGGAGCGGGCTCAGGAATGGGCAAAACTTCCGGCAAAGGTCACAAGGGGCAGAATGCGCGTTCTGGCGGAGGAGTCAAACCCGGGTTTGAAGGGGGTCAGATGCCGCTTCAGCGCCGTTTGCCGAAACGGGGTTTTTGTCCGCTTAGCCGCAAGGTTTACGCGCTCGTTAATTTGCGCGATCTGAATGAATTTACAGCCGGAAGCGTGGTCGATCTGGAAGCGATGAGCCAGGCTGGGTTGTTCGGTCAAATTAATGACGGTGTCAAGATTCTTGCTGACGGAGAGTTGACCAAGGCACTCACGATCAAAGCCCATAAATTCAGTAAGGCTGCGGTGACCAAAATTGAAGCTGCAGGCGGAACGATAGAGGTCCTGTAA